The following proteins come from a genomic window of Limosilactobacillus reuteri:
- a CDS encoding 2-hydroxymuconate tautomerase produces MPLVHIDLIEGRTDEQLKALVKDVTAAISKNANVPAERVHIVLNEMRKDRYSVAGKMVSDK; encoded by the coding sequence ATGCCATTAGTTCATATTGACTTAATTGAAGGCCGGACCGATGAGCAGTTAAAGGCTCTCGTAAAGGATGTTACAGCAGCAATTTCAAAGAATGCCAACGTTCCTGCTGAACGGGTGCATATCGTGTTGAATGAGATGCGCAAAGACCGCTATAGTGTAGCTGGTAAGATGGTCAGCGACAAGTAA
- a CDS encoding IS5-like element ISLpl3 family transposase (programmed frameshift), whose amino-acid sequence MTTPKRYELEDAQWDRIKGYFPPYRTGRPSSLDNRTALNAILWLMRSGAPWRDLPERYGSWKTVYSRFRAWVSSNLFEQVFLKLIDDPDMENLSLDSTIVRAHQKATGGKKNAECMVENQAIGLSRGGRTTKIHALVDGLGNPLGFRLTGGQVHDSQVASELLEGFDISQSNIIADKAYGTAKLRQYIKDKAAVYTIPPKENTKDKWTCDYHVYCERHLIENFFNQLKNFRRIATRYDKLAHVYLATVYIASICILLK is encoded by the exons ATGACAACACCTAAACGATACGAACTGGAAGATGCTCAGTGGGACCGAATCAAAGGATACTTCCCGCCATACCGGACTGGCCGTCCATCAAGCCTAGACAACCGTACCGCCCTCAACGCTATCCTCTGGCTCATGCGCAGCGGGGCTCCTTGGCGTGATCTACCTGAACGCTATGGCTCTTGGAAAACGGTGTATAGTCGCTTCCGAGCCTGGGTAAGTTCAAACTTGTTCGAACAGGTTTTTCTCAAATTGATTGACGATCCCGACATGGAAAACTTGAGCTTAGATTCAACGATCGTTCGAGCGCATCAAAAGGCCACTGGGG GCAAAAAAAACGCCGAATGTATGGTCGAAAATCAAGCTATTGGACTAAGTCGAGGTGGCCGAACGACCAAGATTCACGCACTCGTTGACGGATTAGGGAATCCCTTGGGTTTTCGCCTAACAGGTGGTCAAGTACATGATAGCCAAGTTGCCAGTGAGTTGCTGGAAGGCTTCGATATTTCTCAATCAAATATTATCGCGGATAAAGCCTATGGCACCGCGAAACTTCGCCAGTATATTAAAGATAAAGCAGCCGTCTATACCATTCCGCCAAAGGAAAATACCAAAGACAAGTGGACCTGTGATTACCACGTTTATTGTGAGCGCCATTTGATTGAGAACTTCTTCAATCAGTTGAAGAACTTTCGTAGGATTGCAACGCGTTATGATAAGCTCGCTCATGTTTATCTGGCTACGGTTTACATTGCCTCAATTTGCATCTTACTTAAGTAG
- a CDS encoding RNA-guided endonuclease TnpB family protein, translating to MVLKAVKMRIYPNSGQCDRLMQTFGCTRFVWNQMLNMQIERRKNNPEAKFVNAFGMNNLLKRLKEEYPWLKQAESTALQSANRNLADAFQRFFKGQNKFPHFKSRKYTQSYNSKCVNHNIKVIDDHHIKLPKLGIVYFRSGCLPQGKIKNVTVRLTVANQYYITVLAECENQTLPKTGKYIGGDLGLKSLLNLSDGYKEPIHHFEDKYRKKLHHWEKLCSRRYLLAKRAIAWDYHNKVLAPRQLDDFKNYQKARVMVAKYRQKIANQRLDQLQKFTTKLVKQYDIIVLEKLNVKGMLKNHKLARAITNASWSKLVSILQYKCDWYGKKLIQVNPSYTSQICINCGQNNHRLGLDKSEWLDVREWDCPNCGSHLDRDINAAKVILSKGLAIQ from the coding sequence ATGGTTCTTAAAGCCGTGAAAATGCGTATATATCCTAATTCCGGGCAATGCGACCGTTTAATGCAAACCTTCGGTTGCACTCGTTTTGTGTGGAATCAGATGCTTAATATGCAAATTGAACGGCGAAAGAATAATCCCGAAGCCAAGTTCGTTAATGCCTTCGGCATGAACAATCTGCTTAAACGACTCAAGGAAGAATATCCTTGGTTAAAGCAGGCCGAATCAACAGCTTTGCAAAGTGCAAATCGTAACTTAGCCGATGCCTTTCAGCGTTTTTTTAAAGGACAAAATAAGTTTCCGCACTTTAAGTCACGAAAGTATACGCAAAGCTATAACTCGAAATGTGTTAACCATAACATTAAGGTAATCGACGATCACCATATTAAATTGCCTAAATTAGGGATAGTTTACTTTCGATCAGGATGTTTGCCGCAAGGCAAAATCAAGAACGTTACGGTTCGTTTAACTGTTGCTAATCAATACTACATTACCGTTTTAGCTGAATGTGAAAACCAAACATTACCTAAGACTGGTAAGTACATTGGTGGTGATTTAGGCTTAAAATCATTACTTAATTTGTCTGACGGTTACAAAGAGCCGATTCACCATTTTGAAGATAAATATCGTAAAAAACTGCACCATTGGGAAAAATTATGCAGTCGACGCTACCTATTAGCTAAACGAGCCATTGCTTGGGATTACCATAATAAGGTCTTAGCTCCACGACAATTAGACGACTTCAAAAATTACCAAAAAGCTCGGGTCATGGTTGCTAAGTATCGTCAAAAAATCGCCAACCAACGGTTGGATCAGTTACAAAAGTTCACAACCAAGTTAGTTAAACAATATGACATCATTGTGCTAGAAAAACTTAACGTTAAAGGTATGCTGAAAAATCATAAACTAGCTCGGGCGATTACCAACGCTAGTTGGTCTAAGCTAGTTAGTATTTTGCAATACAAATGCGATTGGTATGGAAAGAAACTCATTCAGGTCAACCCATCATATACTAGTCAAATCTGTATTAACTGTGGGCAAAACAATCATCGGTTAGGTTTAGATAAATCAGAATGGCTAGATGTTCGTGAATGGGATTGTCCTAATTGTGGCTCTCATCTAGATCGTGATATCAACGCAGCAAAAGTAATTTTAAGTAAAGGATTAGCTATCCAATAA
- a CDS encoding helix-turn-helix domain-containing protein yields the protein MNYKKISDGLTFLMSDKRITIVHGVLKSLGISPRRDDYDDFVQDASIIFAQAYADFLQETDEVENERDLMCFAYQRMRWRLLDRLRRHQLESFLFNYTLDNEEDEHDYDETMVDHTATVPFAHLENSDFLNYLYHHCLRVQQRYLIAKLNHHLSDRQIADEYQVSRAAVSQWRRGVITRAHQLRAKMKGEF from the coding sequence ATGAATTACAAAAAAATTTCTGACGGTCTAACTTTTCTGATGAGCGATAAGCGGATCACGATTGTTCATGGAGTATTAAAGAGTCTCGGGATCTCACCGCGCCGGGACGACTATGATGATTTTGTCCAAGATGCTTCGATTATCTTTGCCCAGGCCTACGCTGATTTCTTACAGGAGACAGATGAGGTCGAAAACGAACGGGACTTGATGTGTTTTGCTTACCAACGGATGCGCTGGCGTTTACTTGACCGGTTACGGCGGCATCAACTTGAAAGTTTCCTCTTTAATTACACCCTAGACAACGAAGAAGATGAGCATGACTACGACGAGACAATGGTTGACCATACAGCGACCGTCCCATTTGCTCACCTAGAAAATAGTGACTTTCTTAACTACCTCTATCACCACTGTCTCCGCGTTCAACAACGGTATTTGATCGCCAAACTCAACCACCATTTGAGTGACCGGCAGATTGCGGATGAGTACCAGGTCAGCCGGGCAGCCGTTTCGCAGTGGCGGCGCGGAGTAATTACCCGTGCCCACCAGCTTCGTGCTAAAATGAAAGGAGAGTTTTGA
- a CDS encoding FAD-dependent oxidoreductase, translated as MAEQHLYDLIIVGAGPAGLSAGLYAGRATLDTLILEGDTVGGQVTTTSVVYNYPAVEKVDGTQLMNQMQSQVASFGVEIQHDAIEKFDLTGEVKTLIGKSGQKYTARSVIIATGANPKKVGFPGENEFRGRGIAYCSTCDGELFTGLQVFVVGGGYAAAEEADYLSRFAKHVTVLVRGDHFACPVLTAKRALDNPKVNVEYNTEVKEVSGDDYLTTATLVNNKTGEETVYHVDDGDQTFGMFIYIGTQPATKALANILDLDDRGYIMTDENGKTNIDGVYAAGDVIHKNLRQIVTAASDGAVASTAAERYIILQKEKQGIPIHAETNKKPAKTVGQTSELSQQENTTPHEGNWLPAEIDQQLQPIFARLTKDIKLQVLTNGTELSNQLVSFVEEFASIDKHLQMETKPAPADVKYLPQLRLLDADGNDTDLHYAGIPTGHELNSLVLGVYNVAGPGQTIAPEMVERIKKLAPTKIRIGVSLTCHFCPDVVAACQRMASLNTGITATMIDLQHFPELRKEKKIMSVPATMIDDDPVIFGSQSLEELVTAVEKHHQN; from the coding sequence ATGGCAGAACAACATTTATATGATTTAATCATCGTTGGTGCTGGACCAGCGGGATTATCTGCTGGTTTATATGCTGGACGTGCAACCCTGGATACGTTGATTTTAGAAGGAGATACTGTCGGCGGTCAGGTAACAACGACCTCGGTAGTCTACAATTATCCAGCTGTCGAAAAAGTCGATGGTACCCAATTGATGAACCAGATGCAAAGTCAGGTAGCTAGCTTTGGGGTTGAAATTCAACATGATGCGATTGAAAAATTTGATCTTACTGGTGAAGTTAAGACATTGATTGGCAAGAGTGGTCAAAAATATACTGCCCGAAGCGTAATTATTGCGACTGGTGCTAATCCTAAAAAAGTTGGTTTTCCCGGTGAAAATGAATTTCGTGGACGTGGAATTGCTTATTGCTCAACTTGTGATGGCGAACTTTTTACCGGCCTTCAAGTCTTTGTCGTTGGCGGCGGATATGCGGCCGCTGAAGAAGCTGACTATTTGAGCCGCTTTGCCAAGCACGTTACTGTTTTAGTTCGTGGTGATCATTTTGCATGTCCAGTATTGACGGCTAAGCGTGCTTTGGATAATCCTAAAGTCAATGTGGAATACAATACTGAGGTAAAGGAAGTTAGTGGGGATGATTACCTTACTACTGCTACCTTGGTTAATAATAAGACTGGCGAAGAGACAGTTTACCATGTCGATGATGGTGACCAGACATTTGGGATGTTCATTTATATTGGTACGCAACCCGCAACGAAAGCATTAGCTAATATCCTTGATTTGGATGATCGGGGCTATATCATGACGGATGAAAATGGTAAGACAAACATCGATGGCGTTTACGCTGCTGGGGATGTTATCCATAAAAATCTTCGTCAGATCGTGACAGCTGCATCCGATGGGGCGGTTGCTTCTACTGCTGCAGAACGATACATTATTTTGCAAAAGGAAAAGCAAGGTATCCCCATTCATGCAGAAACTAATAAAAAGCCTGCTAAGACCGTGGGACAGACGAGCGAACTTAGTCAACAAGAAAACACCACGCCGCATGAAGGAAACTGGCTGCCAGCTGAGATTGACCAACAGTTACAACCAATCTTTGCCCGTTTGACTAAGGATATTAAACTTCAAGTGTTAACCAATGGGACAGAGCTTAGCAATCAGTTAGTTAGCTTTGTTGAAGAATTTGCTTCGATTGATAAGCACCTGCAGATGGAGACTAAACCGGCACCAGCGGACGTAAAGTACTTACCACAATTACGCTTGCTTGATGCGGATGGTAATGATACTGACTTACATTATGCGGGGATTCCAACTGGTCACGAATTAAATTCCTTAGTTCTAGGTGTCTACAACGTTGCTGGTCCTGGACAAACAATTGCACCAGAAATGGTAGAACGAATTAAGAAACTTGCGCCGACTAAGATTCGGATTGGCGTTTCCTTAACTTGTCATTTCTGTCCTGATGTTGTTGCGGCTTGTCAACGGATGGCTTCTCTGAATACGGGAATTACTGCCACGATGATTGATCTGCAACATTTCCCAGAATTACGAAAAGAAAAGAAGATTATGAGTGTTCCAGCGACGATGATTGATGATGACCCAGTTATTTTTGGAAGTCAATCATTGGAAGAACTAGTTACGGCAGTTGAAAAACATCATCAAAATTAA
- the tnpA gene encoding IS200/IS605 family transposase, translating into MELDSNQHSVYLLNYHLVMVVKYRRKVINDEISEYLKHRFVVVGQSYGINLQEWNHDIDHVHVLFRATPHTEMAKFLNAYKSSSSRMVKKLFPQIKHQLWKSAFWTQSYCLISTGGAPLEVVKKYIESQGRK; encoded by the coding sequence ATAGAATTAGACAGTAATCAGCACTCAGTATATCTACTAAATTACCATTTAGTAATGGTTGTTAAATACCGACGTAAAGTCATTAACGATGAAATATCTGAGTATCTAAAACATCGTTTTGTAGTAGTTGGTCAATCTTATGGTATCAATCTCCAAGAATGGAACCATGATATTGATCATGTTCATGTTTTGTTCCGTGCAACACCGCATACGGAAATGGCTAAGTTCCTGAACGCTTATAAATCATCAAGTTCTCGAATGGTCAAGAAACTATTTCCGCAGATTAAGCATCAATTGTGGAAATCAGCTTTTTGGACGCAGAGCTATTGCTTGATTAGTACTGGTGGTGCACCGTTAGAAGTAGTAAAGAAATACATTGAGAGTCAAGGGAGAAAGTAA
- a CDS encoding C69 family dipeptidase, whose protein sequence is MGNKLTACTSILIGKDASIDGTIMIGRNEDAKAAWPKHMVVHQRGEMPKHFISKDTRLELDLPEESARYTATPEWTDKDGLFEEDGINEYDVAMSATESAYSNALVLGYDPLVENGLNEEAMITVVLPYVKTAREGVQRLGNLIAKYGTGETNGVLFADNDEAWYFETGAGHYWVAQRIPDDSYAVVANQLAIQEIDFNDSANFMSHPGIQEFVEKHDLNPDPSTFNFRKIFGTADRSDAIYSEPRVWAGHQMFSPRQATDETPESTELPFIMKPDHKLSIFDAQNYLSNHYEGTEFDPLGHGEYAHKYRPISLAKTQESHILQMNRPGANIHWLAMGVAAESTYVPFFNGITDTPAPYKRGKLPAQLNSAYWIFKHASVLVDSHLHDFLPLLRDVQKERNAAAIKMIAETDRRLPNLKGEARATFLTRQSDDYVTDTLNAYKKLSLELITKMTDYCELNFNTDENL, encoded by the coding sequence ATGGGGAATAAATTAACTGCATGTACAAGTATATTAATCGGAAAGGATGCTAGTATCGACGGCACGATCATGATCGGTCGAAATGAAGATGCTAAGGCTGCCTGGCCCAAGCACATGGTTGTTCACCAGCGTGGCGAAATGCCCAAGCACTTCATCTCTAAGGATACCCGTTTAGAGCTTGACTTGCCAGAAGAAAGCGCTCGATACACAGCTACTCCCGAATGGACAGATAAAGATGGTTTATTTGAAGAAGACGGGATTAATGAATACGATGTCGCAATGAGTGCAACCGAAAGTGCTTATTCAAATGCTCTTGTTTTAGGCTATGATCCGCTGGTTGAAAATGGGCTAAACGAAGAAGCAATGATCACCGTGGTGCTACCATATGTCAAAACTGCTCGTGAAGGGGTTCAACGCCTTGGTAACTTGATTGCGAAGTACGGAACTGGCGAAACTAATGGAGTACTCTTCGCCGATAATGACGAGGCTTGGTACTTTGAAACCGGTGCAGGTCACTACTGGGTTGCGCAACGGATTCCGGATGATTCATACGCGGTGGTGGCAAACCAACTGGCAATTCAAGAGATTGACTTTAATGATTCTGCCAACTTCATGTCCCATCCGGGGATTCAAGAATTCGTTGAAAAACATGACTTGAACCCAGATCCATCGACTTTTAACTTCCGGAAGATCTTTGGGACGGCTGATCGGTCAGACGCAATCTACTCTGAACCGCGGGTATGGGCTGGTCACCAAATGTTTAGCCCCCGGCAAGCAACGGACGAGACACCAGAATCCACTGAATTGCCATTTATCATGAAGCCGGACCATAAGTTATCGATTTTTGATGCCCAGAACTATCTCAGTAATCACTATGAGGGAACCGAATTCGATCCCCTTGGTCACGGTGAATACGCCCACAAGTACCGGCCAATTAGTTTAGCTAAGACCCAAGAGTCACATATTTTACAGATGAACCGGCCTGGTGCCAATATTCACTGGTTAGCAATGGGTGTTGCTGCCGAAAGTACCTATGTGCCATTCTTCAACGGCATTACCGATACGCCAGCCCCTTACAAGCGTGGAAAGTTGCCAGCCCAACTCAACTCCGCTTACTGGATTTTCAAGCATGCTAGCGTGTTAGTTGACAGCCACCTGCACGACTTTCTTCCTTTATTACGGGACGTACAAAAAGAACGAAACGCCGCGGCCATTAAGATGATTGCGGAAACTGATCGTCGCCTCCCGAACCTTAAAGGTGAAGCACGAGCAACCTTCTTAACGCGGCAAAGTGACGACTATGTGACCGATACTTTAAATGCTTATAAGAAGTTAAGTCTTGAATTGATTACCAAGATGACTGATTATTGTGAATTAAACTTTAATACAGATGAGAACCTGTAA
- the glpK gene encoding glycerol kinase GlpK produces the protein MSEQQYIMAIDQGTTSSRAIIFDHDGNKVAISQQEFPQYFPQPGWVEHDPLEIWDSVQSVISNVMIKSQIKPYKIAAIGITNQRETTVIWDRHTGKPIYNAIVWQSKQTSDIAEQLIKDGYKDMIHKKTGLVIDSYFAATKIKWILDHVPGAREKAAKGDLMFGTIDTWLLWNLSGRRVHATDVTNASRTMLFNIHTLEWDQDILDLLEIPQSLLPEVKPSSAIYGYTGDYHFYGVQIPIAGIAGDQQAALFGQAAYDKGSIKNTYGTGAFIVMNTGLKPTLSDNGLLTTIAYGLDGQTHYALEGSIFVAGSAVQWLRDGLKMFKKASESEQMAVDAKTTGGVYVVPAFTGLGAPYWDQEVRGAMFGLTRGTERGHIIRATLEAIAYQTKDVVDTMVKDTQLPLTALTVNGGASRNSFMMQFQADILQTPIKRAAMEETTALGAAFLAGLAVDFWEDQDELRKLSRIGDQFDPQMDPQEAADLYRGWQRAIAAAQFYGKD, from the coding sequence TTGAGTGAACAACAATATATCATGGCGATTGATCAAGGAACGACGAGCTCACGGGCGATTATTTTTGACCATGACGGAAATAAAGTTGCGATCAGTCAACAGGAATTTCCCCAATACTTCCCGCAACCAGGGTGGGTTGAACATGATCCTCTAGAGATTTGGGATAGCGTTCAGTCGGTGATTTCAAACGTAATGATTAAGTCCCAGATCAAACCCTATAAGATTGCGGCGATTGGGATTACTAACCAACGGGAAACGACGGTTATTTGGGATCGCCATACCGGGAAGCCGATTTATAACGCAATTGTCTGGCAATCGAAGCAAACGAGCGATATTGCTGAACAATTGATTAAAGATGGTTATAAGGATATGATCCACAAGAAGACCGGCTTAGTGATTGATTCATATTTTGCGGCCACTAAGATCAAGTGGATTCTTGACCATGTCCCTGGTGCCCGGGAAAAAGCGGCGAAGGGCGACTTGATGTTCGGGACCATCGATACCTGGCTACTATGGAATTTATCAGGACGGCGGGTCCACGCAACGGATGTGACTAACGCTAGCCGGACGATGCTTTTTAATATCCATACCCTCGAGTGGGATCAAGATATCCTTGACTTGCTTGAGATTCCGCAGTCGCTTCTGCCAGAAGTAAAGCCGAGTTCAGCCATTTACGGTTATACGGGTGATTACCACTTCTATGGTGTCCAGATTCCAATTGCTGGGATTGCGGGTGACCAACAAGCAGCCCTCTTTGGTCAAGCAGCCTATGATAAAGGTTCAATCAAGAACACTTATGGGACCGGAGCCTTCATCGTCATGAATACGGGACTAAAACCCACGCTTTCGGATAACGGCTTGTTGACGACGATTGCGTACGGCCTGGACGGACAAACCCATTACGCGCTTGAAGGAAGTATCTTTGTGGCCGGTTCTGCCGTTCAATGGTTGCGAGATGGCCTCAAGATGTTTAAGAAGGCCAGTGAGTCCGAACAAATGGCTGTCGATGCCAAGACAACTGGCGGCGTTTATGTCGTTCCCGCCTTTACAGGGTTGGGCGCACCGTACTGGGATCAAGAAGTGCGGGGCGCAATGTTTGGCCTTACCCGTGGAACTGAACGGGGACATATCATCCGTGCAACCTTGGAAGCCATTGCCTACCAGACCAAAGATGTTGTCGATACGATGGTCAAGGACACCCAATTACCACTAACAGCACTAACGGTTAATGGGGGAGCATCACGGAACAGCTTCATGATGCAGTTCCAGGCCGATATCTTACAAACGCCAATCAAGCGGGCAGCGATGGAAGAAACAACCGCCCTGGGAGCAGCCTTCCTCGCTGGCTTGGCCGTTGATTTCTGGGAAGACCAGGATGAGTTACGGAAGCTATCGCGGATTGGCGACCAGTTTGATCCACAAATGGATCCGCAAGAGGCAGCTGACTTGTATCGGGGATGGCAACGTGCCATTGCAGCTGCGCAGTTTTATGGCAAAGATTAA
- a CDS encoding cation:proton antiporter, translating into MQQLSLLIVILATLIIPIIMARFKVSSIPTAIAEILTGIILGKSFFNIVNPNWTLNFLSSLGVIMLMFLSGMEINFDLFRKTPGKKRDGKSPVIMASQAFGLIVVSSFVIALIISRLHLFSDVLLATIIFSTVALGVVIATLKEKDILQKPVGQTLLLTAVLGEVIPMLALTFYASINGGNAKRLGLIVFLFLAAFFLLRRFKQPFIWFNKISKSTTQLDIRLAFFLIFALVTIAETVGAENILGAFLAGMVMKLLEPSEATEDRLNSIGYGFLIPFFFIMTGDRLDLKNLFANRQALALIPILVIGFLLAKLPTMFIYRRRFKPRNSFGGSFLVATTITLVLPTLQVARNLHAITSAQSDAFTLAAVIVCIIAPIVFNSMYKLEKSDLIKQKVNFIGTNTLTVPISQQLYKNWYDVRMVTDNENNFKTYNSQVKHLEYLPKLDAEALEQGGYFDCDIVVVGFLNDHKSARLAQIAKEHGVKRVIASQNNPRLDPKDINALREKGIEIFNSFNVQSSVLRALIESPLILRMLTDTEAGLYEATVLNSRYTGRELHTLPFVNDITISRIFRKRKPIDPHGDTIIEYGDHILFTGDRKAAEEVREALRGIN; encoded by the coding sequence ATGCAACAATTATCACTGTTAATTGTTATATTAGCGACGTTAATTATTCCTATTATTATGGCACGGTTTAAGGTTTCCTCGATTCCAACGGCGATTGCGGAAATCTTAACTGGTATTATTCTCGGAAAAAGTTTTTTTAATATCGTTAACCCCAATTGGACGTTGAATTTCTTGTCGTCGTTGGGGGTTATTATGTTAATGTTTTTGTCGGGGATGGAGATTAATTTTGATCTTTTTCGTAAAACCCCCGGGAAAAAACGTGATGGTAAATCGCCAGTAATTATGGCTTCACAAGCGTTTGGCCTTATTGTTGTTTCTTCATTTGTGATTGCTTTAATTATTAGCCGTTTGCACTTATTTAGCGATGTTTTGTTAGCGACAATTATTTTTTCAACCGTCGCCCTCGGAGTTGTTATCGCGACGTTAAAGGAAAAGGATATTTTACAAAAGCCAGTGGGGCAGACCCTCTTATTGACGGCGGTATTAGGGGAAGTGATCCCGATGCTTGCATTGACCTTCTATGCATCCATTAATGGGGGCAATGCCAAACGCTTGGGCTTAATTGTCTTTCTTTTCTTGGCAGCCTTTTTCCTCTTGCGGCGTTTTAAGCAACCGTTTATTTGGTTTAATAAAATTTCCAAATCAACCACTCAACTTGATATTCGGTTAGCTTTCTTCTTGATCTTCGCCTTAGTAACAATCGCCGAGACGGTGGGAGCGGAAAATATCCTGGGAGCCTTCCTCGCCGGGATGGTCATGAAACTGCTTGAACCAAGTGAAGCCACTGAAGACCGATTAAACTCAATTGGTTATGGTTTCTTGATCCCGTTTTTCTTTATCATGACGGGTGACCGCCTTGACTTGAAGAATTTATTTGCTAACCGCCAAGCACTCGCCCTGATTCCGATTTTGGTCATCGGCTTTTTACTTGCTAAATTGCCAACCATGTTCATTTATCGGCGCCGTTTTAAGCCTCGCAATTCATTTGGCGGCAGCTTTTTAGTAGCGACAACGATTACCTTAGTATTGCCAACCTTGCAAGTTGCGCGGAATTTGCATGCAATTACTAGTGCGCAATCCGATGCCTTTACATTGGCCGCCGTAATTGTCTGTATCATTGCGCCAATCGTCTTCAATTCAATGTATAAGCTTGAAAAATCTGATTTGATCAAGCAAAAGGTTAATTTTATCGGAACCAATACCTTAACTGTTCCGATTTCCCAACAACTATATAAAAACTGGTATGACGTGCGGATGGTTACGGACAATGAAAATAACTTCAAGACCTATAATAGTCAGGTAAAACATTTAGAATATCTGCCGAAGCTTGACGCGGAGGCCCTGGAGCAGGGAGGATACTTTGACTGTGATATTGTTGTTGTTGGGTTCTTAAATGATCATAAGTCAGCGCGGTTAGCTCAGATCGCCAAAGAGCATGGGGTAAAACGGGTTATTGCCAGCCAAAACAATCCGCGGCTGGATCCCAAAGATATTAATGCGCTTCGGGAAAAAGGGATTGAGATCTTTAATAGTTTCAATGTTCAAAGCAGTGTCCTGCGTGCCTTAATTGAATCACCATTGATCTTGCGGATGTTGACCGATACTGAAGCTGGCCTATACGAAGCAACCGTCCTTAATTCACGTTATACTGGACGTGAACTGCATACATTGCCATTTGTTAATGACATTACGATTAGTCGGATTTTCCGGAAGCGCAAGCCAATCGATCCGCATGGTGATACGATTATCGAGTATGGTGATCATATCCTCTTTACTGGGGATCGGAAAGCAGCCGAAGAGGTTCGTGAAGCCTTGCGCGGCATTAATTAA